A genomic window from Qipengyuania oceanensis includes:
- the rpsI gene encoding 30S ribosomal protein S9: protein MADENNTVSDLADLKDIAGDAPEADAADIAQTADVPLREQELDQHGRAYATGRRKDAKARVWIKPGTGKITINGRDQEVYFARPTLRLIIDQPFSITERQGQYDVIATVRGGGLSGQAGAVKHGISQALTKFEPALRGTVKAAGFLTRDSRVVERKKYGRAKARRSFQFSKR from the coding sequence ATGGCTGACGAAAACAACACCGTGTCCGATCTCGCCGATCTCAAGGACATCGCGGGCGACGCCCCCGAAGCCGACGCAGCAGATATCGCGCAGACCGCCGACGTTCCGCTGCGCGAGCAGGAACTGGACCAGCATGGCCGCGCCTACGCGACTGGCCGCCGCAAGGATGCCAAGGCTCGCGTTTGGATCAAGCCGGGCACCGGCAAGATCACGATCAACGGCCGCGACCAGGAAGTGTATTTCGCACGTCCGACGCTGCGCCTGATCATCGACCAGCCGTTCTCGATCACCGAGCGCCAGGGCCAGTATGATGTCATCGCCACCGTTCGCGGCGGCGGTCTCTCGGGCCAGGCAGGGGCCGTGAAGCACGGCATCAGCCAGGCTCTCACCAAGTTCGAGCCGGCGCTTCGCGGCACGGTCAAGGCAGCAGGCTTCCTGACCCGCGACAGCCGCGTGGTCGAGCGTAAAAAGTACGGCCGGGCGAAGGCTCGCCGCAGCTTCCAGTTCTCGAAGCGCTAA
- a CDS encoding metallophosphoesterase family protein: MTQSGTVLFHLSDIHFGLEDNRALDWVKQEIAEKRPAAVAITGDLTMRARHREFDAATHWINSLDAPVTVEIGNHDMPYFNPIERFFDPYRRIRAIEDKVEKEIDLPGLAIVPLKTVRRWQPRLNWSKGWITDEALARCLTAIDALPEGTRALVTAHHPLREVGTQGTALTRHGQNALEELSKRPVLAVLSGHVHDAFDIMEETVHGSVRMIGAGTLSQRVRSTPPSFNEIHWDGEKLEVCVRNLDNVDTADMQIVDVPEDAMPPRVPGEPVAPVNQVPRTDPPVH, encoded by the coding sequence ATGACCCAGTCCGGCACGGTGCTTTTCCACCTCAGCGATATTCATTTCGGCCTCGAGGACAATCGCGCGCTCGACTGGGTAAAGCAGGAGATCGCCGAGAAACGCCCTGCCGCCGTCGCGATAACGGGTGATCTCACGATGCGTGCGCGGCATCGCGAATTCGATGCGGCAACCCACTGGATCAATTCGCTCGATGCGCCGGTCACGGTCGAAATCGGCAACCACGACATGCCCTATTTCAACCCGATCGAACGGTTCTTCGATCCGTATCGACGGATCCGCGCGATAGAGGACAAGGTCGAGAAGGAAATCGACCTGCCCGGTCTCGCGATCGTGCCCCTAAAGACAGTTCGCCGGTGGCAGCCGCGGCTCAATTGGTCGAAAGGCTGGATCACCGACGAAGCGCTCGCCAGATGCCTGACCGCGATCGATGCCCTTCCCGAAGGCACCCGGGCACTGGTCACTGCGCATCACCCGCTGCGCGAAGTCGGCACCCAGGGTACGGCCCTGACCCGCCACGGCCAGAATGCGCTGGAAGAATTGTCGAAGCGCCCGGTTCTCGCGGTTCTCTCGGGCCACGTCCACGATGCCTTCGATATCATGGAGGAGACGGTTCACGGATCGGTCCGGATGATCGGAGCGGGCACGCTGTCGCAACGCGTGCGCTCGACGCCGCCCAGCTTCAACGAGATCCACTGGGATGGTGAGAAGCTGGAGGTGTGCGTACGCAATCTCGACAATGTCGATACCGCCGACATGCAGATCGTCGACGTGCCGGAAGACGCGATGCCGCCGCGCGTACCCGGCGAGCCGGTCGCCCCCGTCAACCAGGTGCCACGAACCGATCCGCCCGTACACTGA
- a CDS encoding diacylglycerol kinase family protein, whose translation MDNQQTVCLVANTASGSYSPEAVDDLATAFRGAGFDLCRSICFPDEDLPTAETLAGSNIDILAIFTGDGTVNSCVTGLYGWKGKVLVLPGGTMNLLSHQLHGEAEPADIVAQVASGGARVVRRNVARSAHGDALVGLSAGPATSWYTVREAMREADIQQMVDEAGEAYAKTVGDEAQLCIREPDVGDREGYPLVEICPCDAGLRLVAYNPKTLGDYIAQGWKMLIRRFREGPHETLGTFDRLVLAGATGAPIELSIDGEPTLGEPVEEVVLAEADVDLLATA comes from the coding sequence ATGGACAACCAGCAGACAGTCTGCCTCGTCGCGAACACGGCCAGCGGCAGCTACAGTCCCGAGGCGGTCGACGACCTCGCCACGGCCTTCCGCGGGGCGGGCTTCGACCTGTGCCGCTCGATCTGCTTTCCGGACGAGGACTTGCCGACCGCCGAAACGCTGGCCGGGTCCAACATCGACATTCTCGCCATCTTCACCGGCGACGGAACGGTGAACAGCTGCGTGACCGGCCTCTACGGCTGGAAAGGAAAGGTCCTCGTACTTCCCGGCGGCACGATGAACCTGCTCTCGCACCAGCTGCACGGCGAAGCGGAGCCGGCCGATATCGTCGCGCAGGTCGCTAGTGGCGGGGCGCGGGTCGTGCGGCGTAATGTGGCACGCTCCGCGCACGGCGATGCACTGGTCGGTCTCTCGGCGGGACCCGCTACGTCGTGGTACACCGTGCGCGAGGCCATGCGCGAGGCTGACATCCAGCAGATGGTCGACGAGGCGGGCGAGGCCTATGCCAAGACTGTCGGCGACGAAGCGCAGCTGTGCATCCGCGAGCCCGATGTGGGCGATCGCGAAGGCTACCCGCTGGTCGAGATCTGCCCGTGCGACGCCGGCTTGCGGCTGGTTGCCTACAACCCCAAAACGCTCGGCGACTATATTGCCCAGGGCTGGAAGATGCTGATCCGCCGTTTCCGCGAAGGCCCGCATGAAACACTTGGCACTTTCGACCGCCTGGTCCTTGCCGGAGCCACCGGAGCGCCCATCGAACTGTCGATCGACGGCGAGCCGACCCTGGGCGAACCGGTAGAGGAAGTCGTGCTGGCCGAAGCCGACGTCGATCTGCTAGCGACCGCCTGA
- a CDS encoding UrcA family protein yields MKTYLAAFAAIAAVASAVPASAETQPSERVYFADLNLDTAQGQSELRQRLDRAAYKVCRFDADGQLRSTNAEQQCVRQARTAAKIRVAQIMKEERLGG; encoded by the coding sequence ATGAAAACCTATCTTGCAGCCTTCGCCGCCATTGCAGCCGTCGCATCGGCAGTTCCCGCTTCTGCGGAGACCCAGCCGTCCGAACGCGTCTATTTCGCCGATCTCAACCTCGATACCGCCCAGGGCCAGAGCGAACTGCGCCAGCGCCTCGATCGCGCAGCCTACAAGGTGTGCCGCTTCGATGCAGACGGCCAGCTTCGCTCGACCAACGCGGAACAGCAGTGCGTTCGCCAGGCGCGGACCGCAGCGAAGATCCGGGTTGCGCAGATCATGAAGGAAGAACGTCTCGGCGGCTGA
- a CDS encoding LytR/AlgR family response regulator transcription factor: MVDREEVLRTLIVDDEPLAVERLQVVCAKIEGVTVVGTANDGAGALRLIDALDPDLVLLDMTMPEMDGLAVAKKLSSRPSSPAVVFVTAHDSYAVEAFDLDAVDYVLKPVNGKRLARAIERAEGRRGTRVRRESEWLEELWIPHKSELLRIETEQVSRIDAERDYVRLHVADRSYLLLQTIAGLEEKLDPAKFIRIHRSTILRRDAIRGLRHDGLGVWMVELDNDEELRIGRTYLPKVKAMAGR, translated from the coding sequence ATGGTTGATCGTGAGGAAGTTCTGCGCACCCTGATCGTCGACGACGAGCCGCTGGCGGTCGAACGCCTGCAGGTCGTATGCGCCAAGATCGAAGGGGTCACGGTCGTCGGGACGGCCAACGACGGCGCGGGTGCCCTGCGGCTTATCGATGCGCTCGACCCGGACCTCGTCCTGCTCGACATGACGATGCCGGAAATGGATGGCCTGGCCGTCGCCAAGAAACTCAGCAGCCGCCCGTCGAGCCCGGCGGTCGTCTTCGTGACCGCCCATGATTCCTACGCCGTCGAGGCATTCGACCTCGATGCGGTCGATTACGTGCTCAAGCCGGTCAACGGGAAGCGCTTGGCCAGGGCCATCGAACGCGCCGAGGGCCGTCGCGGTACCCGGGTGCGCCGCGAGAGCGAATGGCTCGAGGAACTGTGGATTCCCCACAAGTCCGAACTTCTCAGGATAGAAACCGAACAGGTTTCCCGGATCGACGCCGAACGCGATTACGTGCGGCTGCACGTGGCGGATCGCAGCTATTTGCTGCTGCAAACCATCGCCGGGCTGGAAGAGAAACTCGACCCGGCCAAGTTCATCAGGATCCACCGTTCGACCATCCTGAGGCGCGATGCGATCCGCGGTCTGCGGCACGATGGCCTCGGGGTATGGATGGTCGAGCTCGACAATGACGAGGAACTGCGGATCGGGCGGACCTATCTGCCGAAGGTCAAGGCGATGGCCGGCCGCTGA
- a CDS encoding sensor histidine kinase: MIVSDETSERDGVGFRIVFGSMVGLWATYFLLATLRGLLTGLDLTSEILLIRLAVTGFGIVVTLGLWLVLRAMWASPLWQKVAAILIVSMPGALLTAHFNVQAFAPINKRFIEAEIDKTFSGSDAGDMLDETVSDDETSRLRELERKTREDLQKIDSPDTLEYWRYVSDVALGRYFLLLSWGALYLALLAGAKAREAERKSATFRQAAREAELRSLRYQVNPHFLFNTLNSLSALILTGKNERAEAMVDSIANFYRQSLTSEPTADVTLDEEFALQRHYLDIEAFRFPDRLRVAISLPDDLAAVLVPGMILQPLVENSVKYAVAQSTRPVTIAISAREEYGRVVLSVEDDGPAGADAQPSGHGIGLSNVRQRIEARFGRDASIASGPTGSGYATHIRIPLMKASHG, from the coding sequence ATGATCGTTTCCGACGAAACCAGCGAACGCGATGGCGTCGGCTTCCGGATCGTTTTCGGTTCGATGGTCGGTCTGTGGGCTACCTACTTCCTGCTCGCGACCCTGCGCGGCCTGCTGACCGGGCTCGACCTAACATCGGAAATCCTTCTCATCCGGCTGGCCGTTACCGGCTTCGGCATAGTGGTCACTCTGGGACTGTGGCTGGTCCTGCGCGCGATGTGGGCCAGCCCCCTGTGGCAGAAGGTTGCCGCCATCCTGATCGTTTCCATGCCGGGCGCCCTGCTGACCGCGCATTTCAACGTCCAGGCCTTCGCGCCGATCAACAAGCGCTTCATCGAGGCGGAGATCGACAAGACGTTCAGCGGCTCCGATGCCGGCGACATGCTGGACGAGACGGTTTCGGACGACGAGACCAGCCGTCTACGCGAGCTGGAACGTAAGACTCGCGAGGATCTCCAGAAGATCGACAGCCCCGATACGCTGGAATACTGGCGCTATGTCTCCGACGTGGCTCTCGGGCGGTATTTTCTCCTGCTGTCCTGGGGCGCCCTGTATCTCGCGCTGCTGGCCGGGGCGAAAGCTCGCGAAGCCGAGCGCAAGAGCGCGACCTTCCGGCAGGCCGCACGAGAGGCCGAACTTCGCTCGCTGCGTTACCAGGTCAATCCGCATTTCCTGTTCAACACGCTCAATTCGCTCTCGGCGCTGATCCTCACGGGCAAGAACGAGCGGGCGGAAGCGATGGTCGATTCGATTGCCAATTTCTATCGCCAGAGCCTCACCAGCGAGCCGACGGCGGACGTGACGCTGGACGAGGAATTCGCCCTGCAGCGGCATTACCTGGATATCGAGGCATTCCGCTTCCCGGACAGGCTGCGGGTCGCGATCAGCCTGCCGGACGACCTTGCCGCCGTTTTGGTGCCGGGGATGATTCTTCAGCCGCTGGTCGAAAACTCGGTCAAGTATGCCGTGGCGCAAAGCACTCGCCCCGTCACGATCGCCATCTCGGCGCGCGAGGAATACGGCCGTGTCGTGCTGAGCGTGGAGGACGACGGGCCGGCGGGCGCGGATGCGCAGCCGTCCGGTCACGGCATCGGCCTCAGCAATGTCCGGCAGCGGATAGAAGCGCGCTTCGGACGCGATGCCTCGATTGCGTCGGGGCCGACCGGCAGCGGTTATGCCACCCACATCCGCATTCCCCTGATGAAGGCTTCGCATGGTTGA
- a CDS encoding fumarate hydratase: MNEMVTIAEENLIESVADALQYISYYHPMDYITALGEAYEAEQGPAAKDAIAQILTNSRMCAEGHRPICQDTGIVNVFVKWGQDCRLGSNRSLQDVIDDGVRKAYAHPENKLRASVLADPAFTRRNTRDNTPCVLSVEMVPGNTVSIDVAAKGGGSEAKSKFKMMNPSDNIVDWVLEMIPQMGAGWCPPGMLGIGIGGTAEHCVKLAKQSLMDPIDMGQLKARGAKTDLEQLRIDIFDAVNATGVGAQGLGGLSTVLDVKIMDAPCHAANKPIAMIPNCAATRHAHFTLDGSGPTYLPQPDLDAWPKVHWAPDASAKRVDLDSLTPEVVQGWKAGDRLLLSGSMLTGRDAAHKRIQDMLAKGEQLPVDFRGRAIYYVGPVDPVVGEVVGPAGPTTATRMDKFTDMMLEQGLLAMIGKAERGQGAVDVIARHKVAYLMAVGGAAYLVSRAIKEAKVVGFEDLGMEAIYEFTVKDMPVTVAVDSAGNNVHTLAPAEWKRRIADEGLLQDA, encoded by the coding sequence ATGAACGAGATGGTGACAATCGCGGAAGAGAACCTGATCGAGAGCGTCGCGGATGCTCTGCAGTATATCTCGTACTATCACCCGATGGACTACATCACCGCGCTGGGCGAGGCCTACGAAGCGGAGCAGGGCCCCGCTGCCAAGGACGCGATCGCGCAGATTCTGACCAACAGCCGGATGTGCGCGGAGGGGCATCGGCCGATCTGCCAGGACACGGGCATCGTCAACGTCTTCGTAAAGTGGGGGCAGGATTGTCGCCTCGGTTCGAATCGCAGCCTGCAGGACGTCATCGATGACGGTGTCCGCAAGGCGTATGCGCACCCCGAGAACAAGCTGCGCGCCTCGGTTCTTGCCGACCCTGCCTTCACCCGCCGCAATACCCGCGACAACACCCCGTGCGTGCTTTCGGTCGAGATGGTCCCGGGCAACACGGTCTCGATCGACGTCGCGGCGAAGGGCGGTGGCAGCGAGGCCAAGTCGAAATTCAAGATGATGAACCCGTCGGACAACATCGTCGACTGGGTGCTTGAGATGATCCCGCAGATGGGCGCAGGCTGGTGTCCGCCCGGAATGCTGGGCATCGGCATCGGTGGTACGGCGGAACATTGCGTAAAGCTCGCCAAGCAGTCGCTGATGGATCCGATCGACATGGGCCAGCTCAAGGCGCGCGGTGCGAAAACCGATCTCGAACAGCTGCGGATCGACATCTTCGATGCGGTCAACGCGACCGGCGTCGGCGCGCAGGGGCTGGGCGGCCTTTCGACCGTGCTTGACGTCAAGATCATGGATGCGCCGTGCCATGCCGCGAACAAGCCGATCGCGATGATCCCCAATTGCGCGGCGACCCGGCATGCGCATTTCACGCTCGACGGTTCGGGGCCGACCTACCTGCCGCAACCCGACCTGGATGCCTGGCCCAAGGTCCACTGGGCGCCCGATGCGAGCGCCAAGCGCGTCGATCTCGACAGCCTGACCCCCGAGGTGGTGCAGGGCTGGAAGGCGGGCGATCGCCTGCTGCTCTCTGGCTCGATGCTCACCGGGCGGGATGCCGCGCACAAGCGCATCCAGGACATGCTGGCCAAGGGCGAGCAGCTGCCCGTCGATTTCCGCGGCCGCGCAATCTACTATGTCGGCCCGGTCGATCCGGTGGTCGGCGAGGTCGTCGGCCCGGCCGGCCCCACCACCGCAACGCGGATGGACAAGTTCACCGACATGATGCTCGAACAGGGTCTGCTCGCGATGATCGGCAAGGCCGAGCGCGGGCAGGGTGCGGTCGACGTCATCGCCAGGCACAAGGTCGCTTACCTGATGGCGGTAGGCGGGGCGGCCTACCTCGTCAGTCGCGCGATCAAGGAAGCGAAAGTCGTCGGCTTCGAGGATCTCGGCATGGAGGCGATCTACGAATTCACGGTGAAGGACATGCCGGTTACGGTTGCGGTCGACAGCGCGGGCAACAACGTCCACACGCTCGCGCCCGCCGAATGGAAGCGGCGGATTGCCGATGAAGGGCTTCTGCAGGACGCCTGA
- a CDS encoding protein-L-isoaspartate O-methyltransferase family protein, with product MTSTATQIDFAAARRAMVDSQLRTSGVNEDYVLARMGTVPREDFVPATARGTAYMDRAIPLGEGKFLSAPLVHARMLVEAEPRASDRVLLVDGGSGYLPELIRPLVGKLDVISPDEATGSSRKRATYSLLLVDGAIEDFPEALVKRVEQGGRVVTGIVKKGVTRLAVGRRVGARVSLLPLAEIGIALLPEFAKPKEWSF from the coding sequence ATGACCTCTACCGCCACCCAGATCGATTTCGCAGCCGCACGCCGTGCGATGGTGGACAGCCAGCTGCGCACGTCAGGGGTTAACGAAGATTACGTTCTGGCTCGCATGGGCACCGTCCCGCGCGAGGATTTCGTGCCTGCGACCGCTCGCGGCACCGCCTACATGGATCGCGCCATCCCTCTGGGCGAAGGCAAGTTCCTCAGCGCGCCGCTGGTTCATGCCCGCATGCTCGTCGAGGCAGAGCCGCGCGCGTCCGACCGGGTGTTGCTGGTCGATGGTGGCAGCGGTTATCTGCCCGAACTCATCCGCCCGTTGGTCGGCAAGCTCGACGTGATCTCGCCCGACGAGGCGACCGGCAGCTCGCGCAAGCGCGCCACCTACTCGCTGCTGCTGGTCGACGGCGCGATCGAGGATTTCCCCGAAGCGCTGGTCAAGCGCGTCGAACAGGGTGGCCGCGTGGTCACCGGCATCGTCAAGAAGGGCGTGACACGCCTCGCGGTCGGCCGCCGTGTCGGCGCGCGCGTGTCGCTCCTCCCGCTCGCGGAGATCGGCATCGCCCTGCTGCCCGAATTTGCGAAGCCGAAGGAATGGAGTTTCTGA
- a CDS encoding TolC family outer membrane protein, translating into MEFLNMPKGGLRTGLLLGAAMGLATMAAPANADTLREALAQAYVSNPSLEAARAQQRAVDEGVPIERSAGLPDVAATGSYTEFLEGASQFGPDRLFTGGLDLGVPLYSGGAVKNSIRAAKQRVTAGQADLRATESAIFTRVVAAYMDVLRNQAIVGLSTNQVDVLGVNLQATSDRFEIGDLTRTDVAQSQARLAVAQGDLEGARANLISARETYIQLVGEAPTNLEPPPPLPGLPESAEQAVQIALENNPDLIAAEERAEAAGYDIRVAGSGRLPRLSAFAGYDYQNTLSSLRSQVPGGSLPQSDTAAQAGLSLRIPLFQGGRPAALERQAQARASAALEQVIAAERDVIAQVRAAYSSWLAANAIIESSQSAVDAAELSLEGVRAENSIGNRTILDVLNAEQELLSARVQLVTARRNAYVSGFSLLAAMGRAEARDLNLDTGGPLYDPQLNYERVQGKFFDWSRDPDPEPQATRTIDIAAPDASIVQVDAIEADPGL; encoded by the coding sequence ATGGAGTTTCTGAACATGCCCAAGGGGGGGCTTCGGACCGGATTGCTGCTCGGCGCCGCAATGGGCCTTGCAACCATGGCCGCACCGGCAAACGCAGACACGCTGCGCGAGGCACTGGCGCAGGCCTACGTCAGCAACCCCTCGCTGGAAGCAGCGCGCGCACAACAGCGGGCCGTCGACGAGGGCGTTCCGATCGAGCGTTCGGCAGGTCTTCCCGATGTCGCGGCGACCGGCAGCTATACCGAGTTTCTCGAGGGCGCCTCGCAATTCGGACCCGACCGCCTGTTCACCGGAGGGCTGGACCTCGGCGTGCCGCTCTATTCCGGGGGTGCGGTCAAGAACTCGATCCGCGCCGCCAAACAGCGCGTGACTGCCGGGCAAGCGGACTTGCGCGCGACCGAGAGCGCCATCTTTACACGTGTCGTCGCCGCCTACATGGACGTGCTGCGCAACCAGGCAATCGTCGGCCTGTCGACGAACCAGGTCGATGTCCTCGGCGTCAATCTGCAGGCGACCAGCGACCGGTTCGAGATCGGCGACCTCACCCGCACTGACGTGGCTCAATCGCAGGCACGACTGGCCGTCGCGCAAGGCGATCTCGAAGGTGCGCGGGCCAATCTCATCAGCGCGCGCGAGACCTATATCCAGCTGGTCGGAGAAGCGCCGACCAATCTCGAACCGCCGCCGCCGCTGCCGGGCCTGCCGGAAAGCGCCGAACAGGCCGTCCAGATCGCGCTCGAGAACAATCCCGACCTGATCGCCGCGGAAGAGCGCGCGGAAGCTGCCGGCTACGACATCCGGGTGGCTGGCTCGGGCAGACTGCCGCGCCTGTCGGCATTCGCCGGCTACGATTACCAGAACACGCTGAGCTCGCTGCGCAGCCAGGTGCCGGGCGGCAGCTTGCCGCAGAGCGACACTGCCGCGCAAGCCGGCCTGTCGCTGCGCATTCCGCTGTTCCAGGGCGGTCGCCCCGCTGCCCTCGAGCGGCAGGCCCAGGCGCGCGCATCAGCCGCGCTGGAGCAAGTGATCGCCGCCGAACGCGACGTGATCGCACAGGTCCGGGCCGCCTATTCGAGCTGGCTCGCCGCCAATGCCATCATCGAGAGTTCGCAGAGCGCCGTCGACGCCGCCGAGCTGAGCCTCGAAGGCGTCCGGGCGGAAAACTCGATCGGCAACCGCACGATTCTCGACGTGCTCAATGCCGAGCAGGAGCTTCTCTCGGCCCGCGTCCAACTGGTGACGGCGCGCCGCAACGCCTATGTTTCCGGCTTCAGCCTGCTCGCGGCGATGGGCCGCGCCGAAGCGCGCGATCTCAACCTCGACACCGGCGGGCCGCTTTACGATCCGCAGCTCAATTACGAACGGGTGCAGGGCAAGTTCTTCGACTGGAGCCGCGATCCCGATCCCGAACCGCAGGCGACGCGCACGATCGATATCGCCGCACCGGATGCATCGATCGTGCAAGTTGATGCAATCGAAGCCGATCCCGGCTTATAG
- a CDS encoding DUF2497 domain-containing protein, with protein MRQQGEASVEEILDSIKKVIARDNRDGAIAERRRRAIEGVPEPVDEDEAEEVFDLSDAELVDEAQGDQPDDGFNDDFEAEEAAAAATPGHDQAESPLITSRVRSSMQENFAALAMLSEPSARPRIVRSGETSLEGLVREMLRPMLAEWIDANLPGMVEKMVKDEIARIARKRG; from the coding sequence ATGCGGCAACAGGGTGAAGCGTCGGTCGAGGAAATCCTGGACTCGATCAAGAAGGTCATCGCACGCGACAATCGCGACGGCGCGATAGCCGAGCGGCGTCGCCGCGCGATCGAAGGCGTTCCCGAACCGGTCGACGAGGACGAGGCGGAAGAGGTCTTCGACCTGTCCGATGCCGAGCTGGTCGACGAAGCGCAGGGCGACCAACCGGACGACGGCTTCAATGACGATTTCGAAGCGGAAGAAGCTGCCGCAGCCGCTACTCCCGGACACGACCAGGCCGAATCGCCGCTGATCACCAGTCGCGTCCGCAGCTCCATGCAGGAAAATTTCGCCGCGCTCGCCATGCTCTCGGAACCGAGCGCGCGTCCGCGGATCGTCCGCTCGGGCGAAACTTCGCTCGAAGGCCTCGTGCGCGAGATGCTCCGCCCCATGCTCGCCGAATGGATCGATGCGAACCTGCCGGGCATGGTCGAGAAGATGGTCAAGGACGAGATCGCCCGGATTGCCCGCAAGCGCGGATGA
- a CDS encoding (2Fe-2S) ferredoxin domain-containing protein, with amino-acid sequence MSVSPKEIRKAQAALAKIGGGSLDRHIFLCGISEKQKCCRRAEGEEAWKYLKKRLKQLGLVGPRREAGGGIGRTKADCLQVCEAGPIALVQPDAVWYHSCSPEVLERIIQEHLIGGVPVEEYRLTPQD; translated from the coding sequence ATGAGCGTTTCCCCCAAGGAGATTCGCAAGGCGCAGGCCGCGCTCGCCAAGATCGGTGGTGGCTCGCTCGACCGGCACATCTTCTTGTGCGGTATCTCGGAAAAGCAGAAGTGCTGCCGCCGTGCCGAAGGCGAGGAAGCCTGGAAATACTTGAAGAAGCGGCTCAAGCAGCTGGGGCTGGTCGGGCCCAGGCGCGAAGCAGGAGGTGGAATCGGGCGAACCAAGGCAGACTGCCTGCAGGTGTGCGAAGCAGGTCCGATCGCGCTCGTGCAGCCCGATGCGGTCTGGTATCATTCATGCTCGCCCGAAGTGCTCGAACGGATCATCCAGGAGCATCTGATCGGCGGCGTCCCGGTTGAAGAATACCGCCTCACCCCGCAGGACTAG
- a CDS encoding CBS domain-containing protein, with protein sequence MAGKGKGGTMQIAHILVHRSPGEVITIDAEASVADAVKLLAEKRIGAMPVLANGSLAGIFSERDLLYRLAHEGSACLGSKVGDVMTSPAITVEKSARADEALGLMTRRRIRHLPVTENGAMCGFVSIGDLVKSRIVEVEHEAEALKEYIAHG encoded by the coding sequence ATGGCGGGAAAGGGAAAGGGTGGAACCATGCAGATCGCGCATATTCTGGTGCATCGATCGCCGGGCGAGGTGATCACGATCGATGCGGAAGCGAGCGTCGCCGATGCAGTCAAGCTGCTCGCCGAAAAGAGGATCGGGGCCATGCCGGTGCTCGCCAACGGCTCGCTCGCCGGCATTTTCTCGGAACGCGACCTGCTTTACCGACTGGCACACGAGGGTTCGGCGTGCCTCGGTTCAAAGGTGGGCGACGTGATGACATCGCCCGCCATCACCGTCGAGAAAAGCGCGCGCGCGGACGAGGCGCTCGGCCTGATGACCCGCCGCCGGATCCGGCACCTCCCGGTGACCGAAAACGGCGCCATGTGCGGGTTCGTTTCGATCGGCGACCTGGTCAAATCCCGGATCGTCGAGGTCGAACACGAAGCCGAAGCGCTCAAGGAATACATCGCCCACGGTTGA
- the erpA gene encoding iron-sulfur cluster insertion protein ErpA produces the protein MTHPLILTPAAAQRVAAIASKQAKPAILRLSVEGGGCSGFQYKFDLAEAADADDTVSETEGVQLVVDPVSLDLVGGSTVDFVESLGGAAFKVENPNAAAGCGCGSSFGI, from the coding sequence ATGACCCATCCACTCATCCTGACGCCGGCAGCCGCCCAGCGCGTGGCCGCAATCGCCAGCAAGCAGGCGAAGCCCGCGATCCTGCGCCTGTCCGTCGAAGGTGGGGGATGCTCCGGCTTCCAGTACAAGTTCGACCTGGCAGAAGCTGCGGACGCGGACGATACCGTCAGCGAAACCGAAGGCGTCCAGCTCGTGGTGGACCCGGTCAGCCTGGACCTCGTCGGCGGGAGCACTGTGGATTTCGTCGAATCGCTGGGGGGCGCGGCCTTCAAGGTCGAGAATCCCAACGCGGCAGCAGGGTGCGGGTGCGGATCGAGCTTCGGGATTTAG